The Salvia miltiorrhiza cultivar Shanhuang (shh) chromosome 1, IMPLAD_Smil_shh, whole genome shotgun sequence genome has a window encoding:
- the LOC131026143 gene encoding uncharacterized protein LOC131026143: MDSSPQSGSPSAAPPPPPAEPESKREKEMVHKTKVIQFLGRTAPIILQNDNGPCPLLAICNVLSLKNNLNLSPDIPEVSQEKLLSLVAERLIDSNTNIDNKEAGYVENQLQNIADAIDLLPRLTTGIDVNLKFRRIDDFEFTPECAIYDLLDIPLYHGWIVDPQDHETADAIGSKSYNTLMGELVSLEAKSITSDEKKNSEDDSVDFVAATTAALGIPSPSLSRGQSFNDSPQQARKGDIEEEEELLRALRLSEMENSNPMEDGVVSHVHNESVSINKCELVTHPEMVENNVTIEPEKTVALISDDSNALGNVHVDPPFPEVVSQAVLSSKTDEKQLCAQPPDEESGNIVDNVIASDTVILNGPVQPFGQDPLPASNDSQHKSMSDNHARDEVTSTSNPEGEKNSRNVSDGKDSSSLLNGADSDSSSGQMHRNDETEANSSSVDDSEPIYEGEDCILDSGTVAYENREPMYEGEVVLAEQVDTGFVVNGDLGSKDIISVKEGEIIRNFMKNSASQLTVYGLFCLQDQVKERELCVFFRNNHFNTMFKYEGELYILATDQGYLNQPDLVWEKLNEVNGDTVYMTGNFKQFKMDDHSSSTWDEQNARATTADYLASIDSSEPNTSFNSDLQLAIALQQQEFDQQQQEQQREQQRQRNAQQPAISGSSGLVVGPPQAPRNSAKYTGSSKQESKSKEKCIVM; the protein is encoded by the exons ATGGATTCTTCGCCTCAGTCTGGTTCACCCTCCGCCGCCCCGCCGCCTCCGCCGGCCGAGCCGGAGTCCAAGCGCGAGAAGGAGATGGTGCATAAAACTAAAGTAATTCAATTTCTTGGGCGAACTGCGCCTATCATTCTCCAGAATGATAACGGCCCATGCCCTCTCCTCGCTATCt GTAATGTGCTTTCTCTAAAGAACAATTTGAATCTGAGCCCAGATATTCCAGAGGTTTCCCAGGAGAAATTGCTTTCGCTTGTGGCTGAGCGGTTAATTGACTCAAACACTAACATCGat AACAAAGAGGCTGGGTATGTAGAAAATCAGCTGCAAAATATTGCAGATGCAATTGATTTACTTCCAAGACTTACAACAGGCATTGATGtgaatttaaaatttagaaG AATTGACGATTTCGAGTTCACCCCAGAGTGTGCAATATATGATTTATTGGACATTCCACTATACCATGGATGGATTGTTGACCCGCAG GATCATGAAACTGCTGATGCTATTGGTTCTAAATCATATAACACTCTCATGGGGGAGCTTGTTTCATTAGAGGCAAAAAGTATCACAAGTGACGAGAAAAAGAATTCTGAAGATGACAGTGTTGATTTTGTCGCTGCAACGACTGCAGCTCTTGGAATACCTTCTCCAAGTCTTTCAAGAGGCCAATCCTTTAATGATTCTCCTCAACAAGCAAGAAAAGGGGAcatcgaagaagaagaagagctcTTAAGAGCCTTGAGATTGTCAGAGATGGAAAATTCTAATCCAATGGAAGATGGTGTTGTGTCCCATGTTCATAATGAAAGCGTCTCAATCAACAAGTGTGAACTGGTCACACATCCGGAAATGGTTGAAAATAATGTTACTATTGAACCCGAAAAGACTGTGGCATTGATATCTGATGATAGCAATGCTCTGGGCAATGTCCATGTAGATCCGCCGTTCCCTGAAGTGGTTTCACAGGCAGTTCTTTCTTCAAAAACTGATGAAAAGCAATTATGTGCTCAACCTCCTGATGAAGAATCTGGAAACATTGTTGATAATGTGATTGCTTCAGATACAGTGATTCTGAATGGACCTGTCCAACCTTTTGGACAAGATCCTCTGCCTGCATCTAATGACTCACAACATAAATCAATGAGTGATAATCATGCTCGGGATGAAGTCACTTCCACCTCAAACCCAGAAGGCGAGAAAAATTCTCGTAATGTTTCTGATGGAAAAGATTCATCCAGTTTGTTGAATGGTGCTGATTCAGATTCATCTAGTGGTCAAATGCACCGGAATGATGAAACTGAAGCAAATTCTTCCAGTGTTGATGACAGTGAACCAATTTATGAAGGTGAAGATTGCATATTGGACTCAGGTACTGTTGCTTATGAAAACCGAGAGCCTATGTATGAAGGGGAGGTGGTACTTGCAGAACAGGTGGATACAGGTTTTGTGGTCAATGGAGACTTGGGTAGCAAGGACATAATTTCTGTTAAAGAAG GGGAAATCATCAGGAACTTCATGAAGAACAGTGCTAGTCAGTTGACTGTATATGG CCTATTTTGCTTACAAGACCAAGTCAAGGAACGCGAGCTTTGTGTGTTCTTCAGAAATAATCATTTCAACACTATGTTTAAG TATGAAGGTGAACTGTACATTTTAGCAACCGATCAAGGTTATTTAAATCAGCCAGACTTGGTATGGGAAAAGCTAAATGAG GTAAATGGTGATACTGTTTATATGACGGGCAACTTTAAGCAATTCAAGATGGACGACCATTCCAGCAGCACATGGGATGAACAGAATGCTAGGGCCACTACTGCA GACTACCTGGCTAGTATTGATAGTTCCGAACCAAATACAAGTTTCAA TTCCGATTTGCAACTGGCGATAGCTCTCCAACAACAGGAATTTGATCAACAGCAACAGGAACAGCAGCGagaacagcagcggcagcgtaATGCACAGCAGCCAGCCATTAGTGGCAGTTCGGGGCTGGTTGTTGGTCCCCCCCAA